Proteins from a genomic interval of Papaver somniferum cultivar HN1 chromosome 4, ASM357369v1, whole genome shotgun sequence:
- the LOC113272210 gene encoding transcription factor bHLH120-like — MNHNDLYPLQQSDELICQISKSCEQLQQKEPDNQQHIVPEIQPFSIDDFKPIFNMDHPSSYSSANKTPKKDNPSSQRADESKKKMVVRRDVERQRRQEMANLHALLRSLLPLEYIKGKRSVSDHMNEATKYIKNLQKMIVEMKDKKDELNRLSINNSKSISVIPRLINSFSQPDFATVRPCVSGLEVVISSDGLLLPLSRVLRVLLEDGLLTVVGCVTTRVNEKSLHTIQIEVRDHTRINTAELQQKLIGLV; from the exons ATGAACCATAATGATTTATACCCTTTACAACAGAGCGATGAGTTGATATGTCAGATCTCAAAATCTTGTGAACAATTACAACAAAAAGAGCCAGATAATCAACAACATATTGTCCCAGAAATTCAACCTTTTAGCATTGATGATTTTAAACCTATCTTTAATATGGATCATCCTTCTAGCTACTCATCAGCTAATAAGACCCCAAAGAAAGATAATCCATCAAGTCAAAGAGCTGATGAAagtaagaagaaaatggttgtaaGAAGAGATGTTGAGAGGCAAAGAAGGCAAGAAATGGCGAATCTTCATGCCTTGCTTCGATCACTTCTGCCTCTTGAATATATCAAG GGAAAGAGATCAGTATCTGACCATATGAATGAAGCAACTAAGTACATAAAGAATCTACAAAAAATGATTGTAGAAATGAAAGATAAGAAAGATGAGTTAAACAGATTGTCTATCAACAATTCCAAATCTATATCTGTTATTCCTAGACTGATAAACAGCTTTTCGCAGCCGGATTTTGCTACGGTGCGGCCATGTGTTTCAGGTTTGGAAGTTGTTATTAGTAGTGATGGGTTATTACTTCCGCTTTCAAGAGTGCTTCGAGTACTACTCGAAGATGGACTACTTACAGTTGTTGGTTGTGTTACGACTAGGGTAAATGAGAAATCACTACACACAATTCAGATTGAGGTAC GCGATCATACACGAATCAATACTGCAGAACTGCAACAAAAGCTgattggtttggtttag